GACAACCTGAAAACCTGATTCATCCGGTTTTACAGGTAAAGTAAAATCAAGTTTTTTATCAGAAGGTCTGAAAAAAGTGATTTCACCGCTTATATCTCCTTGGTCAACACTTTTTGGATATGAAAACCGAACATAACTATCTGATGATTCTATAGACAGAGGTTCAGGTAATTTACCGGCTCTATCCATTTTATCTATTACATTCTGATATTTCAATTCCTTTTCAT
This is a stretch of genomic DNA from Ignavibacteriota bacterium. It encodes these proteins:
- a CDS encoding FixH family protein; amino-acid sequence: MAKFKLHWGNSIAIFYISFVLVLVGFVIFTRFNRVELVDENYYEKELKYQNVIDKMDRAGKLPEPLSIESSDSYVRFSYPKSVDQGDISGEITFFRPSDKKLDFTLPVKPDESGFQVVGSSNLEKGMWRVKVDWAVGDTTYYNEQVLVIN